In Lewinella sp. 4G2, the DNA window ATCCCCTCAGCCTCGGATAATGTGTACTTTGGCTAGCCGTTTCCTTTTGGTTTACAGTAAGTTTGAATCCACCAATCCTCCTTCCCATTGCGCTACCTATCCCTGTGCTTACTTGTTAGCCTACTGCTAAGCGGAGCCAGTGCCTTTGCGCAGTCAGTAGCGGATACAACGGTTTCCCCCTACCACCTTTCCTTAAAGCGGGAGGCGATCTACCTCGGCCTGGGGACGTTGATGACCGGCGGCGCTATTGTCTTTCAGGAGCGGGTACCCGAAACGCTCCTGGGCCAACTCCAAATCCAGGATTTCGGGGAGAACAACTTTCTTGACCGCTCCCTCGGCGGCCTGGAAGAACGGACGCCGGCCCGCAAACTCAGTGATAAGTTCCTGAACTTCAACGCCGGCCTGCCCCTGGCGCTCGCCCTGGGTAAACGGACGCGCAAGGACCTCCCTAAAATTGCTCTTCTCTACACCGAAACAATGGCCCTGACGGGTGGGATCACCGGCCTGACTAAGGTCACCTTCCTCCGCGCCCGACCCTACGTACTGAACGACAATTGGGACCCGCAACGCGAATTGAAGTCCGGAGACCGGGCGAGTTTAATCTCCGGCCATACGTCCCTTTCCGCCGCAGGAACCTTCTTCTTCGCCCGCGTCTTTGCGGATTACTACCCTGACAGCAAATTGAAACCCTACGTCTGGGTACTGGCGGCGGGCTTACCGGCGGCAACGGGTTACCTGCGGATCCGTGCGGCGAAGCATTACCCAACGGACGTTCTGGCGGGCTACGCCGTTGGGGCTACGGTTGGTTATCTGGTGCCCGCGCTGCACAAAAAGGCCATCTTGCCGCGCGGGCTACGGGTGAGCGGTGGCGCTACCGGTGTGTACCTGAACTACCGATTCTAGGGCGCAAACCTTAATAGGAGGCTCTACCCCACGGCCAACGGCCGACAAACTAGCGTCAGCGTAAATCTTTGCTGGACAAAGGGTAGATAACAAGCGACAAACTAATTCTTATATTTGCAGCCGCTTAGCGGAATTGGGACTGGGAGGCCCCGATGACGTTAGCGCCGGAAATTCCTACAAAGCTCCTTCGGGGGCTTTGTTCGTGTAGGCCGGCAACTTTTCACCCTTTTTCTAATGCGAGGGTCCCGCCAATAAATTTCGTACGGCGGGTCCGCGCGAACTTAAATTTTTTCACTATGCAAGGCAAGGGAATTATCAAATTCTTCCTTGTGGTTATGCTTCTGGTGACCATCTTCCAGTATTTCTTCTACATCCCGACCAACTCGGTTGAAAACGATGCAGCAGATTACGCCGAAGAGACATCCGGAGAAACCGATGGCAAGGAGTTCCGTGACGCACGGGCCTTATACCTGGACAGTATTTCTGACCAGGAGGTATTCAAAATACCTTTACTCAAATCCTACACTTATAACGACCTCAAGGCCCAGCAGCTGGCCCTCGGTCTCGACCTCAAGGGCGGTATGTCCGTCGTTCTCCAGGTCGACCTTCGGGAGTTCATTCGAAAGATGGCCCGAAACTCAAAGGACCCCGCCTTAGAAAAAGCAATAGAAGAAGCCTCCCAAGCTCAGAAAGCTACCCAAGACGATTACATCTCCCTCTTCGCAGACGCGTGGGAAGCCAACAAAGGAAGCAAGCGCCTCGCGCCTTTCTTTAGCCGCAACGACGCCCTGGCCGGTGAGATCGATCAGAACACCTCTGACGCCGAAGTCATCCGCATCCTGCGGGAGAAGGCAACGGAAACGGTGGGCCTCACGTACAACCTCGTGAGCCGCCGGATCGACCAACTCGGTGTAGTCCAGCCAAACATCAACCTCGACGCCGAGCGTGACCTCATCCTGGTCGAACTACCCGGTGTGGAGAACTCCAAGCGTGCCCGTTCGATTCTGACGACGGCCGCTAACCTGGAATTCTTCGACGTACTGCCCATCGACAACGCAAGCATTCAGGCACTGATTGCCGCCGACCAGGCGCTCGATCGCCGCGCCAAGATCGCTGCCGGCCGCGACAGCAACTACGTTGAGGAAGTAACCTACCGCCTCGATACTTTCTACAAGTCTGATGACCTGGGTAACCTGACCGATGAGATTGACCGCGTTGATTCCATCGAAACGACGAACCAGACCGCCGGCCCGATCTTCTCGATCTTTAGCCCCAACAATGGTAACCTCGGCCCCGCCGTGCTTGGTATCGCCACCAAATCCAACCTGGAAAAGGTGAACGAGATGCTGGCGGACCCCGAAGTAGCCCGTCTCTTCCCCCGCAACGCTACCTTCCGCTGGGAAGCCAACGCGCTGCCCGGCCAGGACGGACAACCTTCTGACCTCTACGCGCTCTACCAGTTGAACATGCCCCGTAGCGGTGAAGCTCCCCTTTCCGGCGAGTACGTAACTGACGCGGACGCTGGCCCTCAGCCCGACGGACAGATCGCCGTAAACCTCGGCATGAACTCCGAAGGTGCCGCTATCTGGGCGCGCATGACGACCGAAGCCTCCAACGCTGGCAACCGTCAGGTGGCCATCGTACTGGATGATCGGATCGTATCCGCTCCCCGCGTTAATGGCCCCATCACCGGTGGTAATACGGCCATTACTGGTGGATTCAACGTAGAGGAAGCGCGTGACCTCGCGAACATCCTGCAGGTAGGTCGCCTACCCGCTCGTCTGGACGTCGTTCAGGAAAGCATCATTGGCCCAAGCCTGGGTGCAGAGAACATCCGTAGCTCCATGATTGCCCTGATCGCTGGTTTCATTTTGGTTCTGCTCTTCATGCTGCTTTACTATGGTGGCGCGGGTGTGGTTTCCATCATTTCCCTGCTCCTGAACCTCGTGTTCATCTTCGGTATCCTGGCCAGCTTCGGTACGGTACTTACCCTTCCCGGTATCGCCGGTATCCTCCTGACGATCGGTATGGCCGTTGACGCCAACGTGATCATCTACGAGCGGATCCGCGAAGAACTCCGGATCGGTAAGACACTGAAGAACGCCATCGACGATGGTTACAGCAACTCTTATTCCGCCATTGTGGATGCTAACGTTACGACGCTGCTTGTAGCCGGTACGCTCTACTTCTTCGGCGTAGGCCCGATCAAAGGTTTCGCCG includes these proteins:
- the secDF gene encoding protein translocase subunit SecDF, which translates into the protein MQGKGIIKFFLVVMLLVTIFQYFFYIPTNSVENDAADYAEETSGETDGKEFRDARALYLDSISDQEVFKIPLLKSYTYNDLKAQQLALGLDLKGGMSVVLQVDLREFIRKMARNSKDPALEKAIEEASQAQKATQDDYISLFADAWEANKGSKRLAPFFSRNDALAGEIDQNTSDAEVIRILREKATETVGLTYNLVSRRIDQLGVVQPNINLDAERDLILVELPGVENSKRARSILTTAANLEFFDVLPIDNASIQALIAADQALDRRAKIAAGRDSNYVEEVTYRLDTFYKSDDLGNLTDEIDRVDSIETTNQTAGPIFSIFSPNNGNLGPAVLGIATKSNLEKVNEMLADPEVARLFPRNATFRWEANALPGQDGQPSDLYALYQLNMPRSGEAPLSGEYVTDADAGPQPDGQIAVNLGMNSEGAAIWARMTTEASNAGNRQVAIVLDDRIVSAPRVNGPITGGNTAITGGFNVEEARDLANILQVGRLPARLDVVQESIIGPSLGAENIRSSMIALIAGFILVLLFMLLYYGGAGVVSIISLLLNLVFIFGILASFGTVLTLPGIAGILLTIGMAVDANVIIYERIREELRIGKTLKNAIDDGYSNSYSAIVDANVTTLLVAGTLYFFGVGPIKGFAVVLGIGVLSSLFTAVLVNRLIIEWWVEKYGNISFWTGFSKNLFANVNVDWMGKRKIAYALSAFLVLGSIAAIVTRGFDLSVDFQGGYSYIVAVDGAVDGQTLRESLTAPFDGNAPTVKAVDGDNTFNVVTKYLVNETDLVNGEEPQEVVLAALYEGVKDATGNSALTLEDFSSTESAGTRITSVSKVGPTIADDIKSSAYWAGGIGLLFIGLYLLARFSKIRYSIGAVVALFHDSIIVMGVFALSWGRLGFNMEVDQAFIAAILTVIGYSINDTVIVFDRIREFLNTYVSQDKTTVINNAINSTVSRTVITSLTTALVVLVLLLFGGASIKGFAFALLVGIIIGTYSSIFVATPIVHDLTSDSEARETVVVSEPATTTV
- a CDS encoding phosphatase PAP2 family protein, yielding MRYLSLCLLVSLLLSGASAFAQSVADTTVSPYHLSLKREAIYLGLGTLMTGGAIVFQERVPETLLGQLQIQDFGENNFLDRSLGGLEERTPARKLSDKFLNFNAGLPLALALGKRTRKDLPKIALLYTETMALTGGITGLTKVTFLRARPYVLNDNWDPQRELKSGDRASLISGHTSLSAAGTFFFARVFADYYPDSKLKPYVWVLAAGLPAATGYLRIRAAKHYPTDVLAGYAVGATVGYLVPALHKKAILPRGLRVSGGATGVYLNYRF